TTATGACCTTGGACATGATGGAATCAAAAAGAAGGTTGAATAAAAAACCGATCAAACAGTGTATCATGGAAGCGTATTGTTTTGCGATCGCGTTTGCGGGCCGTCTTGAAAGCGGAGATTTATTCGGAGGAGTAACCGAACTTTCTTCCGAAGAGATGGAAAAAGAATTCGGTATCAAAACAGAACCATCTTCCGTTAACGAATCCGATCTAGGAATGCCGGTAGCCGGTAGCGACTCGTCCGAGGGTTCTGAAAAGATCGATTCGGACTCGTTAGGCGTTGATCCTTCCATTTTAGGCGATTGACCGGGCGGTATCTGTTTTGGCGTCCGCAAAAGTTACACTTTTTCAAAAACATATCAACCGGCCCGTTTCGAACGATCAGAAACTAAAACTTTCGAAGGAAAAATCCGACTTTTTACTTTTGCCGGAGTATTTTCCATTTTACGATTTGTCTTCCGCTCCGGAAAAACTTTCCGAAAAATCTAAAATCCTTTCCGATGAACTTTTGCAGATTTCCGAATATTATAAAGGCGTAATTATCGGGGGGTCCATGTTCAGGAAGGACGATTTTGGAAAACTGAAAATCAGCGTTCCGATCGTTCAAGACGTGGTAGTCGTGGATTGGTATGATAAACGGGAACTTTCCTCCGAAGAAAACGTCGCCTCTCCGGGCGATGCGGAAACGATCTTTATCATGGGAGGTTTTCGTTTCGGAGTCGTGGCCGGAAAAGAAATTCAAAGCTCCGAGCGTTTGGAGGAATTGAAATCTCAGAACGTAAACCTTCTTTTTCACATCGATTGCATTTCGGAATCTGATTTCACTCACGCACAGGACTTGGAACGTTATGCGAAACTATCGGCCGAATACGGAATTTTTATCGCGAGATCGAGCGGCGTCGGTTTCGCTCTCGGTCGCGCCGGTGTGGGTAGAAGTCTTTTATCCACTTCTTCCGGAGTGAACTGGAAGGTCGCCGAATCCGAAAAGGACAAGGAAGTGATCAAAACCGTTACGATCAACGGAGTGAACGGTTTGTTTTAGATATTTGGGTTTATTGTCGAAATTCATCTTTCAAAATTTTTTAGAATAAGAAGCAAAGTGATAAAGAAGATAAAAAGTGATTTGTTTTTACGGATATCTCGTTTTTGGATTGTATTTTTGTTTTTAAATGTGTGCATTTTCCGAAATGCGTTCTAAGGATTTGATTTCAGTTGAAAATTCCGTATTTTTTTTCAAAGATGAATTGAATTCAAACGAGGATTCAATCCGCTTTGAAATAAAAGTCACGAATCAAAGTGAAAATCCGATTCCCGATTTGAGCGTTGAGAACAGATCTAAGTTTGTAAATTTTTATTTCAATGGAAAGGTGGAAAATCCTCTTGTACTTTACAACGGCTTAGAAGCTATCTACGGTGAAAAGACGATTCCACCCGGTTCATCAGACTGATTTCAATTCTCATATGGCTCGGATAACTGTGGGGAAGAATTTACGATTCAATGGGAATATAGGAAAATAAAATCAAAAATTTTGAGAGTGAACGTTAAGAATCGAAGCGTTGAAACTTTAAAGTGATATTGGATACAATTTATATTTCAATAATTCCCGAAAAGAATAGAGTTTTAATCCGAAAAGTTTTCTCAAAATTCTACATCCTTTTTTGTCGCTCCGTTACAATTCAATGAGGACATTTACAAGTAAGCTGAGCCTTTCTATTCTTTCCGGAACGATTTTTTCCGAACATTTTTGACGACGCACAAATTGTGCGTCAAGATTATAAAATGAAAGAAGCCAATATAAGGTATATTCAACATAACTTTTCGAAAATATTGGATTGGATCGAAGCCGGGGAAGACGTATATGTTCTGAGAAGAAAAAAGTAGTCGCAAAAATCACTTCCTTTCGTCTCCCTTCAAAGCAAAAAGTTTCCTTACCCGAATTTTATAAACGTGCGAAAACTAGGATCGGCGCCCCGAAAGGAAAATCCATAAGCGATTTGGTTCGGTCCGATCGCGAGAGCGGAATTTCGTGACATACGTTGATACGAGCGTTTTGGTAAAACTTTATTATGCCGAAACCGATTCCAATCAAATTACAAAGGATCTTTCCAGAAAATTTACTTCCAAGTTAGGCGTTCGTTCTTTAGATATTTTGCATGTAGCTCAGGCGATTTTTCTAAAAACCGAAGAATTTTGTTCTTTAGATATAAAACAGATCGCGCTAGTGAAAGCGGCCGGATTGAAGATAATAAAGCCTTTGGCATAACATTTTTATTGAACAATTCGAGTGATCGTTCCGCGTTTTAAAAACTACTGAGAGATTTTTTCTTGATTTTCCTTAATTCTGTTTTTTTTCAAAATCAAAGTTTCCAAGTCGGTCAGTTTTTGTTTTCTTACTTCTTCCAGAGGGGTTCTTCCTTGTGTGTCCGAGATGTTCGGGTCGGCGCCTAGTTCGAGTAACTTTTCGGATAAAGCGATTCTCCTTTTGAGAATGGCTTGTAAAAGCGGGGTGATTCCTTCCGCGTTCCTATGATTTACGTTCGTTCCGCTTTTTACGAGAAGTTCCGGAATTCGCGGATCGATATCGGATTCTTCCGAAAGAAAATGAAGCGCATTGTCGACTCCGGTTTGGATCTGTTTTCCGTCCTGATTCTTGTCATGAAGGCGGCTCGTATAATCCGCCTTTGCGTTGTTTTTCAGAAGAAATTCCACAATTGAAAAATTTGCCGAAGACGAACCGGCCCCGCACGCGAGGAAGAGTGGAAATTCTTCCGGACTTCCCTTATCGAAGTTTACGTCGGCCTGGTTTTCTACCAGAAACTGTACAAGCACTAGATTCCCATGACGAATCGCCACATTTAAGATCGAAACGGGAAACGTTTTTGTTGCATCGACCTTGGAAAGATATTCCAGCTTAGCTCCGGATTCAATCAATCGTTTCGGAACCGCGAGGTCGTCTATGTCTAGAACTTTCACATCAAAAAGTCCGGCCAAACTTTCCATCAGCACGGAACTTCCGTCTTTGTCCTGGGCGTTTACGTTGGCTCCGGCACGGATTAGAACTTCCGCGACTTCGGGTCTGTGATCCGCGAGCATCAAAGCCGTTTTACCTCTGGAATCGGTAGCGTCTACGGAAGCTCCCGCTTGGATTAAAAGTTGCGTTTTTTTAGGATCTCCTTCCTGGACGGATCGTAAAAACTCGCTGTCCAAAACCGGGTCGGCCCATAGAAGGAACGGAACGATTAAAAGGAGACATTGGATTTTATGAATTCTTAAAATCATCGTAATATTGATAAACCCTCGTACTATATTAAATCGGATTTTTTACGTGTGTATATACACATTTTTGAAATCCGTTTTTTATAGGAATCTTAAAAACGCTTTCTTACCTTGACCCTTTTTTTCTTTCGGAAGTTCCTATTTGTTTTCGGAGTTCTTTCAAATGCTTCGATCTTTTCAAGAAGCGCATGTTATGTGCTCTCTGAGAACCGATTCGGTCCGAACAAACTCTATACACAACAGCTTCTTGCGCGGAATTTTTGATCGATGATTTCCGTTGGATCGAAATCGTTTCGAGAAAAGAAAGAAATTTT
The nucleotide sequence above comes from Leptospira weilii. Encoded proteins:
- a CDS encoding ankyrin repeat domain-containing protein; protein product: MILRIHKIQCLLLIVPFLLWADPVLDSEFLRSVQEGDPKKTQLLIQAGASVDATDSRGKTALMLADHRPEVAEVLIRAGANVNAQDKDGSSVLMESLAGLFDVKVLDIDDLAVPKRLIESGAKLEYLSKVDATKTFPVSILNVAIRHGNLVLVQFLVENQADVNFDKGSPEEFPLFLACGAGSSSANFSIVEFLLKNNAKADYTSRLHDKNQDGKQIQTGVDNALHFLSEESDIDPRIPELLVKSGTNVNHRNAEGITPLLQAILKRRIALSEKLLELGADPNISDTQGRTPLEEVRKQKLTDLETLILKKNRIKENQEKISQ